In a single window of the uncultured Dysgonomonas sp. genome:
- a CDS encoding cation diffusion facilitator family transporter, whose amino-acid sequence MGHNHNHDDHNHGHSHGGHSHSHNANKKALTISFILISGFMFIEFIGGYLTNSLALISDAGHMLSDAVALGLSLSALIFGARAATPSKTYGYKRFEILAALLNGIVLVLLAVFICKEAIERLSSPPQVIGKGMMIISTIGLIINIIVAWILHSQGSTKENLNVRSAFLHVIGDLLGSVGAIIAAVLIILFGWYIADPIASMIVSLLVLYSGWNVLKESVNILMEAKPSGIDSEEVLNVLRSVNGVEGVHDLHIWMITSDFSVMTVHLKVNPEADRDLILEKAKRLIGNQFGIKHVTIQTEGRELCLCEESCN is encoded by the coding sequence ATGGGACATAATCATAACCACGATGATCACAATCATGGGCATTCACACGGAGGCCACAGCCATAGCCACAACGCAAATAAAAAAGCACTGACTATCAGCTTTATACTGATATCCGGGTTTATGTTTATCGAATTTATCGGGGGATATCTGACAAATAGCCTGGCCTTAATTTCCGATGCAGGACATATGTTAAGCGATGCCGTAGCATTAGGTTTGAGTCTTAGTGCACTGATCTTCGGGGCTAGAGCTGCCACTCCATCTAAAACATATGGCTATAAACGATTTGAAATTCTGGCTGCATTATTGAATGGAATTGTACTGGTGCTGTTAGCTGTTTTCATCTGTAAAGAAGCTATCGAACGCTTGTCTTCTCCACCTCAGGTAATAGGTAAGGGAATGATGATAATATCCACTATAGGATTGATCATCAATATTATTGTTGCCTGGATATTGCATTCACAGGGCTCTACAAAAGAAAATCTGAATGTCCGCAGTGCATTTCTTCATGTTATCGGTGATTTGCTAGGCTCGGTAGGTGCTATTATTGCAGCTGTACTAATTATACTGTTCGGTTGGTATATAGCCGACCCGATAGCCAGTATGATTGTTTCCTTATTAGTGCTTTACAGTGGTTGGAACGTACTCAAAGAATCAGTAAACATACTGATGGAAGCCAAACCTTCGGGTATTGATTCGGAGGAGGTGCTAAATGTACTCAGATCCGTGAATGGGGTAGAGGGTGTCCATGACTTACATATATGGATGATAACTTCTGACTTTTCCGTGATGACTGTACATCTCAAAGTGAATCCCGAAGCGGATCGCGATCTTATTTTGGAAAAAGCAAAACGATTGATAGGTAATCAGTTTGGTATCAAACATGTAACTATACAGACAGAAGGCCGTGAATTGTGTTTGTGTGAAGAATCATGCAATTGA
- the mreD gene encoding rod shape-determining protein MreD: MFVLLVLLQVLVLNRISFLSYAVPFAYIYFILKLPVGFNRNLSTLLGFMLGFIIDIFCNTPGINAAATTLIGFLCRPVQGLFFMIDDYDEQTPGLRLLGAAYMKFAFFLTLIHHVVLISIESFSYFNIKLVLIRILLSTVLTTILIFAFEGFSLKQKSSWQKST, translated from the coding sequence ATGTTTGTACTGCTTGTATTATTACAGGTATTGGTACTTAACAGGATTTCTTTTCTAAGTTATGCTGTACCTTTTGCATATATCTACTTTATACTAAAGTTGCCGGTCGGATTCAATAGAAATTTATCCACGTTATTGGGATTTATGCTTGGCTTCATTATTGATATCTTTTGTAATACGCCGGGTATAAATGCTGCAGCTACTACGCTTATTGGTTTCCTCTGTCGCCCTGTACAAGGATTATTCTTTATGATAGACGATTATGATGAACAAACACCCGGACTGAGACTATTAGGGGCCGCATATATGAAATTTGCATTCTTTTTGACCCTTATACACCATGTAGTATTGATCTCAATAGAGTCATTCTCATATTTCAATATAAAACTTGTCTTAATAAGGATACTACTATCTACAGTACTCACAACTATCCTTATTTTTGCATTTGAAGGATTTTCGTTAAAGCAAAAGAGTTCATGGCAAAAATCAACTTAG
- the purH gene encoding bifunctional phosphoribosylaminoimidazolecarboxamide formyltransferase/IMP cyclohydrolase encodes MSSEKKIKTALVSVYHKDGLDEILKKLDSLGVRFISTGGTKSFIESLGLPCDAVEDVTGYTSILGGRVKTLHPKIFGGILCRRELPEDMKQVKAYDIQEIDLVIVDLYPFEDTVASGASEQDIIEKIDIGGISLIRAAAKNFKDVIIVASKQQYQPLMSLLEEKAGKSDITDRKFFAKEAFSVSSSYDTAIFNYMDNNEGTTFRYAEDNAMHLRYGENPHQKGTFYGDFNAMFDQLHGREISYNNLLDIESAISLISEFDETTVAILKHNNACGIASRPTVVEAWKDALAGDPVSAFGGIIVSNRKIDKTAAEEINNIFFEIVIAPEYDKDALEILEQKKNRIILVQKQGLTGNKQFRSLLNGVLVQDKDLSIQTADDLKLVTNRPLQGTELEDLLFANKLVKHTKSNAIILVKNKQLCAGGTGQTSRVDALKQAIEKANSFGFNLDGSVMASDAFFPFPDCVEIAGNVGITAVVQPGGSVKDNLSVEYCNEHNISMVMTGIRHFKH; translated from the coding sequence ATGTCTTCAGAGAAAAAAATTAAAACAGCGTTAGTTTCAGTTTATCATAAAGATGGATTGGATGAGATCTTAAAGAAATTAGATAGTTTAGGTGTTCGTTTCATTTCTACAGGCGGAACGAAGAGTTTCATTGAATCGTTAGGCTTACCATGCGATGCGGTGGAAGATGTAACGGGTTATACTTCTATTTTGGGTGGACGGGTAAAAACATTACATCCGAAGATATTTGGTGGTATCCTCTGTCGCAGGGAACTACCTGAAGATATGAAACAAGTGAAAGCATACGATATACAAGAAATTGATCTGGTTATCGTAGATCTGTATCCTTTCGAAGATACAGTCGCTTCAGGTGCCAGTGAACAAGATATTATAGAAAAAATAGATATAGGTGGGATCTCCCTCATTCGTGCTGCGGCAAAAAATTTCAAAGATGTAATTATCGTTGCTTCAAAACAACAATATCAACCGTTGATGAGCCTGCTTGAAGAGAAGGCTGGGAAATCGGATATTACAGATCGAAAATTCTTTGCTAAAGAAGCCTTTTCGGTATCTTCTTCTTATGATACTGCCATATTCAATTATATGGACAATAATGAAGGAACTACGTTCCGTTATGCAGAAGATAACGCCATGCATCTTCGTTATGGAGAAAATCCACATCAGAAGGGTACATTCTATGGAGACTTCAATGCTATGTTCGATCAATTACATGGCCGGGAAATATCATACAACAATTTGTTGGATATAGAATCTGCTATAAGCCTTATCAGCGAATTCGACGAAACAACGGTCGCAATATTGAAGCATAACAATGCCTGTGGTATAGCGTCACGTCCTACCGTAGTAGAAGCATGGAAAGATGCTTTGGCCGGAGATCCGGTTTCAGCTTTCGGTGGTATCATCGTCAGTAACCGGAAAATAGATAAAACAGCAGCAGAGGAAATCAATAATATCTTCTTTGAAATAGTAATTGCACCCGAATATGATAAGGATGCACTTGAAATTTTGGAACAAAAGAAAAATCGCATTATCTTAGTGCAGAAACAAGGATTGACCGGAAATAAACAATTCCGTTCGCTCTTGAATGGTGTTTTAGTACAAGATAAAGATTTAAGTATACAAACAGCAGACGATTTAAAGTTAGTAACAAACAGACCTCTGCAAGGTACAGAACTTGAAGACTTGCTGTTTGCCAACAAATTAGTGAAGCATACTAAATCGAATGCCATCATTTTGGTTAAAAATAAACAACTGTGTGCCGGAGGTACCGGACAGACTTCGCGTGTGGATGCATTGAAACAAGCGATAGAGAAGGCCAATTCTTTTGGCTTTAATCTCGATGGTTCTGTTATGGCATCCGATGCATTCTTTCCGTTTCCCGACTGTGTGGAAATAGCAGGCAATGTAGGCATCACAGCTGTAGTACAACCGGGAGGATCGGTGAAAGATAATTTATCGGTTGAATATTGTAACGAACACAATATTTCGATGGTAATGACTGGTATACGTCACTTTAAACATTAA
- a CDS encoding sialate O-acetylesterase — protein MKRFLLSAIIGILVLPVGAKIKLPAILSDNMVLQQQTSVNLWGDSDVKDPDNEITITTSWDNKEYIATPVHGSWSVKIQTPKSGGPYTITISDGETLILNNVMIGEVWLCSGQSNMEMPIKGFQGQPVNGSLDIIAQATPENNIRMITVQRNSSCVPLQDCDARWVESTPQSVANVSATAYFFACYLQNILNVPVGIICSSWGGSKIEAWINKKTFEEQFPEISLDVLDRNPKDISKPHIEPVLLYNAMINPIHNYTIKGAIWYQGEANRDKPELYKHLFPAMVQLWRNVWKQGDFPFYYVQIAPYDYGRENADKIEAAQLRQVQLECMYLIPNSGIVVTADIGERTRIHPAAKSEVGKRLALWALSQTYGQDGIPFSGPLYKSAVIKEKEKVIELEFEHSEMGMTSHGQDITGFEVAGSDSVFYPVTAKLTSGAKKISLEYKNRSNPIWIRYCFRNYQPVNLFSNFGLPVSPFETILK, from the coding sequence ATGAAACGATTCTTATTAAGTGCCATTATAGGAATTTTAGTGTTGCCAGTAGGAGCTAAAATCAAACTTCCGGCTATACTCTCCGATAATATGGTTCTTCAACAGCAAACCTCTGTAAATTTATGGGGCGACAGTGATGTAAAAGATCCTGACAATGAAATAACAATTACTACTTCATGGGATAATAAGGAATATATAGCGACCCCTGTTCATGGGAGTTGGTCCGTAAAAATCCAGACACCCAAATCAGGAGGGCCTTATACTATAACCATATCTGACGGCGAAACATTAATACTGAATAATGTGATGATAGGAGAGGTGTGGTTGTGTTCGGGGCAATCAAATATGGAAATGCCCATCAAGGGATTCCAGGGGCAACCTGTTAATGGGTCCTTAGATATAATCGCGCAGGCTACACCTGAAAATAACATTCGCATGATAACGGTACAGAGAAATAGTAGCTGCGTACCTCTACAAGATTGCGATGCAAGATGGGTAGAATCTACTCCGCAATCCGTTGCAAATGTAAGCGCAACTGCATATTTCTTCGCGTGTTATTTACAAAATATATTAAATGTCCCTGTTGGCATTATCTGTTCGAGCTGGGGCGGTTCCAAAATTGAGGCATGGATTAATAAAAAAACTTTCGAAGAACAGTTTCCGGAAATATCTTTGGATGTATTGGACAGAAATCCAAAAGATATATCCAAACCTCACATAGAACCTGTATTGTTGTATAACGCCATGATTAATCCTATTCATAATTATACCATAAAAGGGGCTATATGGTATCAGGGGGAGGCCAACAGAGACAAACCGGAATTGTATAAGCATCTCTTTCCTGCTATGGTACAACTGTGGCGAAATGTGTGGAAACAAGGTGATTTTCCTTTCTATTATGTTCAGATCGCGCCTTATGACTATGGGAGAGAAAATGCAGATAAGATAGAGGCGGCCCAATTGAGGCAGGTGCAATTGGAGTGTATGTATCTAATACCTAATAGCGGCATAGTAGTTACAGCAGATATAGGGGAACGCACCCGTATTCATCCGGCAGCAAAAAGTGAGGTGGGAAAGCGGCTCGCACTGTGGGCTTTATCGCAGACATACGGACAAGATGGAATTCCTTTTTCAGGACCATTGTATAAATCTGCAGTTATAAAAGAAAAAGAAAAAGTAATAGAACTAGAATTTGAACATTCTGAAATGGGAATGACCTCTCATGGACAGGATATAACCGGATTTGAAGTGGCAGGATCGGACAGTGTTTTTTATCCCGTAACCGCTAAACTTACCAGTGGTGCCAAGAAGATTTCTTTAGAATACAAAAACAGGTCAAATCCCATCTGGATACGATATTGTTTCAGAAATTATCAACCAGTCAATTTATTCTCAAATTTCGGGTTACCGGTATCACCTTTCGAGACTATATTGAAATAA
- the mrdA gene encoding penicillin-binding protein 2 — translation MAKINLDLTKRKYVLGGIACSIVLIYIVQLFNLQIVKSEYKSSADGNAFFNRTLYPSRGKISDRNDKLLVFNQPTYDLVYIPREVQPFDTLDLCKALDITREQFDKRLADVKDRRQNPGYSTYTQQTFMTQLTTQESGILQEKLYKFPGFFIQKRTLRQYNYHNAGLLLGYVAEVSKTQMENDNYYVRGDYGGKSGLESSYEKYLRGEKGVEILLRDAHGRIQGKYENGKNDIAPISGKDLTLSIDIDLQAYGEYLMQNKVGSIVMIEPETGEVLCLVTSPTYDPSMLLGGRDFKKNYLELENNPLKPLLNRPIQGMYPPGSTFKTTQGLVFLQEDIITENTMYSCAGGYPPLGGRPKCHPHGSPLALIPAIATSCNSYFCYGLSAMLGNRKKYKSTPEAFEVWKDHMVDMGFGYPLGVDLPSEKRGFIPNSNFYNRAYKNSWNASTIISIAIGQGEVTATPLQVANLAATIANRGHYIVPHVVKNIQDTPLDSLYTHKRETGIKKEHYQSIVEGMARAVTGGTCRGANLLPEIEVCGKTGTAENPHGKDHSIFMGFAPKDNPKVAIFVIVENAGFGATFGVPVGRLMMQKYLKGEVPASDKYIEDRIVNTTILPQTFFNWNRTNKRTMEFSQPTPASNDVEKEEVKPFTLESDN, via the coding sequence ATGGCAAAAATCAACTTAGACCTCACTAAACGAAAATATGTTTTAGGCGGAATAGCCTGCAGCATAGTACTTATATATATAGTTCAATTATTCAATCTGCAGATAGTCAAGAGTGAATACAAAAGTTCTGCCGATGGAAATGCATTCTTTAATAGAACACTATACCCCTCGCGCGGAAAAATATCGGACAGGAACGATAAACTTCTTGTTTTTAACCAGCCTACATACGATCTTGTATACATTCCCCGCGAAGTACAGCCTTTTGATACACTCGATTTATGTAAAGCTCTTGATATCACCCGCGAACAGTTCGATAAGCGTTTGGCCGATGTAAAAGACCGCAGGCAGAATCCGGGTTATTCAACCTATACCCAGCAGACTTTTATGACCCAGCTTACCACACAGGAAAGCGGAATCCTTCAGGAAAAATTGTATAAGTTCCCTGGATTTTTCATACAAAAGAGAACTCTAAGGCAATATAACTACCATAACGCAGGCTTGTTGTTAGGCTATGTAGCAGAAGTCAGCAAGACTCAAATGGAAAACGATAATTACTATGTCAGGGGTGATTATGGCGGAAAATCCGGACTAGAATCATCTTACGAAAAGTATCTGAGGGGCGAGAAGGGTGTGGAAATACTACTTCGGGATGCACATGGGCGCATACAAGGTAAATATGAAAACGGTAAGAATGATATAGCGCCAATTTCAGGGAAAGATTTAACCCTATCCATTGATATTGACTTGCAGGCATATGGCGAATATCTGATGCAGAATAAGGTTGGAAGTATTGTCATGATAGAACCTGAAACCGGTGAAGTTCTATGTTTGGTAACATCCCCTACCTATGATCCGTCCATGCTGCTTGGTGGACGCGATTTCAAAAAGAATTATCTTGAACTGGAGAATAATCCGCTGAAACCTCTTCTGAACAGACCGATACAAGGTATGTATCCTCCCGGATCCACATTCAAGACTACACAGGGATTAGTATTCCTGCAAGAAGATATTATCACAGAGAATACCATGTACTCCTGTGCCGGAGGATATCCACCATTGGGAGGCAGGCCTAAATGCCATCCGCATGGCTCTCCTTTAGCTTTGATTCCGGCCATTGCAACATCCTGCAATTCATACTTCTGTTATGGATTATCTGCAATGCTCGGCAACAGAAAGAAATATAAGAGCACACCGGAAGCATTTGAAGTATGGAAAGACCATATGGTAGATATGGGATTTGGCTATCCGCTAGGAGTAGACCTACCTTCCGAAAAGAGAGGCTTTATTCCTAACAGCAATTTCTACAACAGAGCATATAAGAATAGCTGGAATGCTTCCACTATCATATCTATAGCAATCGGGCAAGGAGAAGTCACCGCAACTCCGTTGCAGGTAGCTAATTTAGCCGCAACTATTGCAAACAGAGGCCATTACATAGTACCACATGTAGTAAAGAACATACAGGACACTCCGCTCGATAGTCTTTATACACACAAACGGGAAACCGGAATAAAGAAAGAGCATTACCAATCTATAGTAGAAGGTATGGCTCGCGCAGTGACCGGAGGTACATGCCGTGGAGCAAACCTGCTACCGGAAATTGAAGTGTGCGGTAAGACAGGTACAGCTGAAAACCCTCATGGTAAAGACCACTCCATATTCATGGGGTTTGCACCTAAAGATAATCCAAAAGTGGCCATATTTGTGATTGTTGAAAATGCAGGATTTGGAGCCACATTCGGAGTTCCTGTAGGTAGACTGATGATGCAAAAGTATCTGAAAGGAGAAGTACCCGCCAGTGATAAGTATATCGAAGACCGGATTGTGAATACAACAATACTTCCTCAAACATTCTTCAACTGGAACCGTACCAACAAACGGACAATGGAGTTTTCTCAGCCTACACCAGCTAGCAATGATGTAGAGAAAGAAGAAGTGAAACCATTTACTCTGGAAAGCGATAATTGA
- the mreC gene encoding rod shape-determining protein MreC — protein sequence MRNLINFLLKNSSWFVFILLEIICFYFVFSGNSYQKSVYLNSSNEITGRVYAISGSISSYFGLRTENQQLLQKSAELQAEINELKDYIFTIEADSLKTEAFLRDSLGRRVEPHFVIARVEKNSISLVDNYMIINKGKNNGVRADMGVVSQQGIVGVVIDASANYGIVQPVLNPHSRFSCKILNSNAAGILIWEGGDPRYAMLTEYPKYEDVQIGDTIVTTGFSDFFPEGIMVGTIEEYKSETDDNFNSLKVKLSTDFGSLKNVLLINNTNEEIKELENKIKTKNVKK from the coding sequence ATGCGCAACCTGATAAACTTTTTATTAAAGAATAGTTCCTGGTTTGTTTTCATTTTACTTGAAATAATCTGTTTCTATTTCGTTTTTAGCGGAAATTCGTACCAGAAAAGTGTATACTTAAACTCTTCCAATGAAATAACGGGAAGAGTTTATGCTATATCAGGAAGTATCTCTTCCTATTTTGGATTAAGAACAGAAAACCAGCAGCTTCTACAAAAAAGTGCTGAACTACAAGCTGAAATAAACGAACTGAAAGATTATATATTCACAATAGAAGCCGATTCGTTGAAAACAGAAGCTTTCCTTCGCGATTCGTTAGGACGAAGAGTTGAGCCGCATTTCGTTATTGCCCGGGTAGAAAAAAACAGTATCTCTCTTGTGGATAACTATATGATTATCAACAAAGGTAAGAATAATGGTGTACGCGCCGATATGGGTGTTGTTTCTCAACAGGGAATAGTCGGTGTTGTTATTGATGCCAGTGCCAATTATGGTATAGTGCAGCCGGTATTGAATCCACATAGTCGATTCAGTTGTAAGATATTGAATTCGAATGCTGCAGGCATACTTATCTGGGAAGGAGGAGACCCTCGTTATGCAATGCTTACCGAATATCCCAAATATGAGGATGTACAGATAGGTGATACGATTGTAACAACCGGCTTTTCAGACTTCTTTCCCGAAGGAATAATGGTAGGCACAATAGAAGAATACAAGAGTGAGACAGATGATAATTTCAACAGTTTGAAAGTGAAGTTATCTACAGATTTTGGCTCCCTCAAAAATGTTCTTCTCATTAATAATACCAATGAGGAAATAAAAGAACTGGAGAATAAGATTAAAACCAAGAATGTTAAAAAGTAG
- a CDS encoding rod shape-determining protein, with translation MGLFSFTQEIAMDLGTANTIIIHNGRIVVDQPSVIALERKTGKVIAVGEQARQMHGKTHEDIRTVRPLKDGVIADFTAAEQMIRGLIKMFNNKSRLFSPSLRIVICIPSGSTEVETRAIRDSAEHAGGRDVYMIYEPMAAALGIGIDVEAPEGNMIVDIGGGTTEIAVISLGGIVSNKSIKIAGDDLTEDIQEYMGRQHNIKVGERTAENIKIAVGAALTELPDEEVPEDFIVHGPNRMTSLPMDIPVSYQEMAHCLDKSLSKMDSAILSALEQTPPELYADIVRNGIYLTGGGALLRGLSKRFSDRIGIQFYVAEDPLHAVAKGTGIALKNIEKFNFLMR, from the coding sequence ATGGGATTATTCTCTTTCACGCAAGAAATAGCGATGGATCTTGGCACGGCCAATACTATCATAATACATAATGGCAGAATTGTTGTAGACCAGCCCTCAGTAATAGCACTGGAACGCAAAACAGGGAAAGTTATTGCTGTAGGGGAACAGGCCAGACAGATGCACGGTAAAACCCATGAAGACATCCGTACTGTAAGACCATTGAAAGATGGTGTAATTGCAGATTTTACGGCTGCCGAACAGATGATTCGCGGATTGATAAAGATGTTCAACAATAAGAGTCGTCTTTTCTCTCCGTCGTTACGCATTGTTATTTGTATCCCTTCGGGAAGTACCGAAGTGGAGACCCGCGCTATCCGCGACTCTGCAGAACATGCAGGAGGACGCGATGTGTATATGATATACGAACCAATGGCTGCGGCTCTGGGTATCGGTATCGATGTAGAAGCGCCGGAAGGAAACATGATCGTAGATATAGGCGGTGGTACAACAGAAATCGCTGTCATTTCCTTAGGTGGTATCGTATCTAATAAATCGATAAAAATTGCAGGCGACGACCTTACTGAAGATATTCAGGAATATATGGGACGCCAACACAATATCAAAGTAGGGGAGCGTACAGCAGAAAATATAAAGATAGCTGTTGGTGCAGCTTTAACAGAGCTACCGGATGAGGAAGTTCCGGAAGATTTCATCGTACACGGACCAAACAGAATGACATCATTGCCGATGGATATTCCTGTATCATATCAAGAAATGGCTCATTGTCTCGATAAATCTTTATCCAAAATGGATTCAGCTATTCTGAGTGCTTTGGAACAAACACCTCCCGAATTATATGCTGATATTGTTCGCAATGGTATTTATCTGACAGGAGGAGGCGCTTTACTAAGAGGTCTCAGCAAGCGTTTTTCAGACAGAATAGGCATACAGTTCTACGTTGCCGAAGATCCGCTTCACGCAGTGGCTAAAGGAACAGGAATTGCCCTGAAAAATATTGAGAAATTCAATTTCTTGATGCGGTAA
- the rho gene encoding transcription termination factor Rho: protein MRIYNILELNEKLTIELRTIAKELGIRRPDAYKKDELIYKILDEQAIMEAKNKNSESYQSEDRIEQQQKKSQAAAKGKQKAQNQTKKQDQTPKPQTTPPAPAKETKVAAVQPKKEDTPKPAPQEEVKKEAKPEPAKTPVAEKKEAPAPTVAAEKAPQKEIIVKKNNGEPKENKPEAETKLQQPAAKPTQLVFRSNKVREEEPQEPIPGLPLLSPLEVDSEVTPVEIVVPETPAKPAAKQPQQNQQHNNNNQKQNNQQQDNKQFDFEGILNATGVLEIMQEGYGFLRSSDYNYMSSPDDVYISQSQIRLFGLKTGDIVEGPIRPPKESEKFFPLVKVDRINGRTPDEVRDRVPFDHLKPLFPDEKFKLTKGRNDNLSCRVVDLFSPIGKGQRGLIVAQPKTGKTTLLKDIANAIADNHPEVYMIVLLIDERPEEVTDMERSVNAEVIASTFDEPADRHVKIAEIVLNKAKRMVECGHDVVILLDSITRLARAYNTVQPASGKVLTGGVDANALHKPKRFFGAARNIENGGSLTIIATALTETGSKMDDVIFEEFKGTGNMELQLDRKLSNKRIFPAVDIIASSTRRDDLLLSNDTLSRMWVLRNFLSDMNSVEAMQFLENRLRKTINNEEFLISMND from the coding sequence ATGCGTATATATAACATTCTTGAGCTTAACGAAAAGCTCACAATAGAACTAAGAACTATCGCTAAAGAACTTGGAATCAGACGGCCCGACGCTTATAAAAAAGATGAACTTATCTATAAGATATTAGATGAACAGGCCATTATGGAAGCTAAGAATAAAAATTCGGAAAGCTACCAAAGTGAAGATAGGATAGAACAACAGCAGAAAAAATCGCAAGCTGCTGCTAAAGGAAAACAAAAAGCCCAGAATCAAACAAAAAAACAGGATCAAACTCCTAAACCTCAAACCACACCTCCTGCTCCTGCAAAAGAAACAAAAGTAGCAGCCGTACAACCAAAAAAAGAGGATACTCCAAAGCCTGCCCCTCAGGAAGAAGTGAAAAAAGAAGCTAAACCGGAACCGGCTAAAACCCCTGTTGCAGAGAAGAAAGAAGCTCCTGCACCTACTGTAGCTGCTGAAAAAGCTCCGCAGAAAGAAATTATTGTTAAAAAAAATAACGGGGAGCCGAAGGAAAATAAACCTGAAGCTGAAACCAAGCTACAACAACCGGCAGCAAAACCAACACAATTGGTTTTCCGTTCAAATAAGGTGAGAGAAGAAGAGCCACAGGAACCCATTCCGGGATTGCCCTTGCTTAGCCCACTGGAGGTAGATTCAGAAGTTACGCCTGTAGAAATTGTAGTGCCTGAAACTCCTGCTAAACCGGCGGCTAAGCAGCCTCAACAAAATCAACAGCATAACAATAACAATCAGAAGCAGAATAATCAACAACAAGATAATAAGCAATTCGATTTCGAAGGTATATTGAATGCTACCGGCGTACTCGAAATCATGCAGGAAGGTTATGGATTTTTGCGTTCGTCCGACTATAATTACATGTCATCCCCTGACGATGTTTATATTTCTCAATCGCAGATCCGTCTATTCGGTCTTAAAACGGGAGATATTGTAGAAGGCCCTATACGCCCGCCAAAAGAATCGGAAAAATTCTTTCCTTTAGTGAAAGTAGATAGAATCAACGGACGCACACCGGACGAAGTTCGCGACCGTGTTCCGTTCGATCACCTGAAACCACTTTTCCCTGATGAGAAATTTAAGCTCACAAAGGGTCGCAATGATAACTTATCGTGCCGTGTAGTTGATCTATTCTCTCCGATAGGAAAAGGACAGCGCGGACTTATTGTTGCACAGCCTAAAACAGGTAAAACCACATTACTGAAGGATATTGCAAACGCTATTGCTGACAATCATCCCGAAGTATACATGATCGTACTTCTTATCGATGAACGTCCTGAAGAGGTTACAGACATGGAGCGCAGTGTAAATGCAGAAGTGATTGCTTCTACATTTGATGAGCCGGCTGACCGTCACGTGAAAATAGCGGAAATAGTACTCAATAAAGCTAAACGGATGGTAGAATGCGGGCATGACGTGGTTATCCTCCTCGATTCCATTACCCGTCTGGCACGCGCTTACAATACAGTGCAACCGGCATCAGGTAAAGTCCTGACCGGGGGGGTAGACGCTAACGCCCTGCACAAACCGAAACGTTTCTTTGGGGCTGCCCGTAATATAGAAAACGGAGGTTCACTTACCATTATAGCTACTGCACTTACAGAAACAGGTTCTAAGATGGATGATGTTATCTTCGAAGAATTTAAAGGTACAGGTAATATGGAACTTCAACTCGACCGCAAACTGTCCAACAAACGTATCTTCCCTGCTGTGGACATTATTGCATCAAGTACCCGACGCGACGATCTGCTGCTTAGCAATGATACACTCAGCCGTATGTGGGTTCTGCGCAACTTCTTATCGGATATGAATTCGGTAGAAGCAATGCAGTTCTTGGAAAACCGATTAAGAAAGACAATAAATAATGAAGAGTTTCTCATTTCGATGAACGACTGA